In Nicotiana tabacum cultivar K326 chromosome 19, ASM71507v2, whole genome shotgun sequence, one DNA window encodes the following:
- the LOC107761689 gene encoding protein ZINC INDUCED FACILITATOR-LIKE 1 isoform X2 — translation MFCALPISSLFPFLYFMIRDFHIAKREEDIGSYAGYVGSAYMLGRALTSVFWGIVADRYGRKPVIIIGTFTVVVFNTLFGLSINFWMAVITRFLLGSLNGLLGPIKAYAAEIFREEYQALGMSTISTAWGIGLIIGPALGGFLAQPAEKYPAIFSKDSIFGRFPYFLPCLCISLFSLVVAIGSFWLPETLHIHDSEMPPQDSYKTLEAASDAKEESESNPKENLFKNWPLMSSIIIYCIFALHDMAYSEIFSLWAVSPRKFGGLSYSTADVGEVLSFSGFGLLVFQLFLYPLVAKYFGPIITARVAGVLSILLLASYPYIAMLSGITLSVVINFASMMKNALSISIITGLFILQNNAVDQRQRGAANGLAMTGMSFFKALGPAGGGALFSWAQKRLDASFLPGNQVVFFVLNVIEAIGLLLTFKPFLVERQNR, via the exons ATGTTTTGCG CACTTCCAATATCATCTCTCTTTCCATTTCTTTATTTCATG ATAAGGGACTTTCACATTGCAAAGAGAGAGGAAGATATTGGTTCCTATGCAGGTTATGTAG GTTCTGCATATATGCTTGGAAGAGCTTTAACATCTGTTTTTTGGGGAATAGTGGCTGATCGATACGGCCGAAAACCAGTCATAATTATCGGCACTTTTACAGT GGTTGTTTTCAATACTCTCTTTGGTCTTAGCATCAACTTCTGGATGGCAGTCATAACAAGATTTCTTCTTGGCAGTTTAAATGGTTTGCTTGGACCAATAAAG GCATATGCTGCCGAAATTTTTCGTGAAGAATATCAAGCACTAGGAATGTCAACG ATTAGTACTGCATGGGGCATCGGATTGATTATTGGTCCAGCTTTAGGAGGCTTCCTTGCCCAG CCTGCAGAGAAATATCCAGCCATATTCTCAAAGGATTCTATATTTGGAAG ATTTCCCTACTTCTTGCCTTGCCTATGCATATCACTGTTTTCCTTGGTCGTGGCTATTGGTTCATTTTGGCTGCCG GAAACACTACACATTCATGATTCAGAAATGCCGCCTCAAGATTCTTACAAGACTCTGGAAGCTGCATCAGATGCAAAAGAAGAAAGTGAATCAAACCCAAAAGAAAACCTTTTCAAGAACTGGCCGTTGATGTCATCTATCATAATATACTGCATCTTCGCTCTTCACGATATGGCTTACTCAGAG ATTTTCTCATTATGGGCTGTGAGCCCCAGAAAGTTTGGGGGCTTAAGTTATTCAACTGCTGATGTTGGTGAAGTACTATCGTTCTCAG GGTTTGGCCTTCTAGTCTTTCAACTTTTTCTGTATCCGTTGGTTGCCAAGTATTTTGGCCCTATCATCACTGCTCGAGTTGCAGGA GTTTTATCAATTCTGTTACTGGCGAGTTACCCTTATATCGCTATGCTGTCTGGGATCACCCTCTCTGTGGTGATTAATTTTGCATCCATGATGAAGAATGCGTTGTCT ATCTCTATCATAACCGGGTTGTTCATATTACAAAACAACGCAGTG GACCAGCGACAAAGGGGAGCTGCTAATGGACTTGCCATGACTGGAATGTCATTTTTTAAAGCTCTTGGGCCAGCAGGGGGTGGAGCACT CTTCTCTTGGGCACAAAAAAGGCTTGATGCTTCGTTCCTTCCAG GTAATCAGGTGGTTTTCTTTGTGCTGAATGTGATTGAAGCAATTGGCTTGTTGTTGACATTCAAACCATTCCTAGTCGAACGACAAAATAGATAG
- the LOC107761689 gene encoding protein ZINC INDUCED FACILITATOR-LIKE 1 isoform X3: protein MLGRALTSVFWGIVADRYGRKPVIIIGTFTVVVFNTLFGLSINFWMAVITRFLLGSLNGLLGPIKAYAAEIFREEYQALGMSTISTAWGIGLIIGPALGGFLAQPAEKYPAIFSKDSIFGRFPYFLPCLCISLFSLVVAIGSFWLPETLHIHDSEMPPQDSYKTLEAASDAKEESESNPKENLFKNWPLMSSIIIYCIFALHDMAYSEIFSLWAVSPRKFGGLSYSTADVGEVLSFSGFGLLVFQLFLYPLVAKYFGPIITARVAGVLSILLLASYPYIAMLSGITLSVVINFASMMKNALSISIITGLFILQNNAVDQRQRGAANGLAMTGMSFFKALGPAGGGALFSWAQKRLDASFLPGNQVVFFVLNVIEAIGLLLTFKPFLVERQNR, encoded by the exons ATGCTTGGAAGAGCTTTAACATCTGTTTTTTGGGGAATAGTGGCTGATCGATACGGCCGAAAACCAGTCATAATTATCGGCACTTTTACAGT GGTTGTTTTCAATACTCTCTTTGGTCTTAGCATCAACTTCTGGATGGCAGTCATAACAAGATTTCTTCTTGGCAGTTTAAATGGTTTGCTTGGACCAATAAAG GCATATGCTGCCGAAATTTTTCGTGAAGAATATCAAGCACTAGGAATGTCAACG ATTAGTACTGCATGGGGCATCGGATTGATTATTGGTCCAGCTTTAGGAGGCTTCCTTGCCCAG CCTGCAGAGAAATATCCAGCCATATTCTCAAAGGATTCTATATTTGGAAG ATTTCCCTACTTCTTGCCTTGCCTATGCATATCACTGTTTTCCTTGGTCGTGGCTATTGGTTCATTTTGGCTGCCG GAAACACTACACATTCATGATTCAGAAATGCCGCCTCAAGATTCTTACAAGACTCTGGAAGCTGCATCAGATGCAAAAGAAGAAAGTGAATCAAACCCAAAAGAAAACCTTTTCAAGAACTGGCCGTTGATGTCATCTATCATAATATACTGCATCTTCGCTCTTCACGATATGGCTTACTCAGAG ATTTTCTCATTATGGGCTGTGAGCCCCAGAAAGTTTGGGGGCTTAAGTTATTCAACTGCTGATGTTGGTGAAGTACTATCGTTCTCAG GGTTTGGCCTTCTAGTCTTTCAACTTTTTCTGTATCCGTTGGTTGCCAAGTATTTTGGCCCTATCATCACTGCTCGAGTTGCAGGA GTTTTATCAATTCTGTTACTGGCGAGTTACCCTTATATCGCTATGCTGTCTGGGATCACCCTCTCTGTGGTGATTAATTTTGCATCCATGATGAAGAATGCGTTGTCT ATCTCTATCATAACCGGGTTGTTCATATTACAAAACAACGCAGTG GACCAGCGACAAAGGGGAGCTGCTAATGGACTTGCCATGACTGGAATGTCATTTTTTAAAGCTCTTGGGCCAGCAGGGGGTGGAGCACT CTTCTCTTGGGCACAAAAAAGGCTTGATGCTTCGTTCCTTCCAG GTAATCAGGTGGTTTTCTTTGTGCTGAATGTGATTGAAGCAATTGGCTTGTTGTTGACATTCAAACCATTCCTAGTCGAACGACAAAATAGATAG
- the LOC107761689 gene encoding protein ZINC INDUCED FACILITATOR-LIKE 1 isoform X1, with amino-acid sequence MEDEEGGIKETLLNKRYYENCPGCKVDLHKAGQRGLPIKELFTVWAVVLGTALPISSLFPFLYFMIRDFHIAKREEDIGSYAGYVGSAYMLGRALTSVFWGIVADRYGRKPVIIIGTFTVVVFNTLFGLSINFWMAVITRFLLGSLNGLLGPIKAYAAEIFREEYQALGMSTISTAWGIGLIIGPALGGFLAQPAEKYPAIFSKDSIFGRFPYFLPCLCISLFSLVVAIGSFWLPETLHIHDSEMPPQDSYKTLEAASDAKEESESNPKENLFKNWPLMSSIIIYCIFALHDMAYSEIFSLWAVSPRKFGGLSYSTADVGEVLSFSGFGLLVFQLFLYPLVAKYFGPIITARVAGVLSILLLASYPYIAMLSGITLSVVINFASMMKNALSISIITGLFILQNNAVDQRQRGAANGLAMTGMSFFKALGPAGGGALFSWAQKRLDASFLPGNQVVFFVLNVIEAIGLLLTFKPFLVERQNR; translated from the exons ATGGAGGACGAAGAGGGAGGAATTAAGGAGACGCTGCTGAATAAAAGATACTACGAGAATTGCCCAGGTTGTAAGGTGGATCTGCACAAGGCAGGCCAACGTGGTTTGCCCATTAAAGAGCTCTTCACTGTATGGGCTGTGGTGCTTGGCACAG CACTTCCAATATCATCTCTCTTTCCATTTCTTTATTTCATG ATAAGGGACTTTCACATTGCAAAGAGAGAGGAAGATATTGGTTCCTATGCAGGTTATGTAG GTTCTGCATATATGCTTGGAAGAGCTTTAACATCTGTTTTTTGGGGAATAGTGGCTGATCGATACGGCCGAAAACCAGTCATAATTATCGGCACTTTTACAGT GGTTGTTTTCAATACTCTCTTTGGTCTTAGCATCAACTTCTGGATGGCAGTCATAACAAGATTTCTTCTTGGCAGTTTAAATGGTTTGCTTGGACCAATAAAG GCATATGCTGCCGAAATTTTTCGTGAAGAATATCAAGCACTAGGAATGTCAACG ATTAGTACTGCATGGGGCATCGGATTGATTATTGGTCCAGCTTTAGGAGGCTTCCTTGCCCAG CCTGCAGAGAAATATCCAGCCATATTCTCAAAGGATTCTATATTTGGAAG ATTTCCCTACTTCTTGCCTTGCCTATGCATATCACTGTTTTCCTTGGTCGTGGCTATTGGTTCATTTTGGCTGCCG GAAACACTACACATTCATGATTCAGAAATGCCGCCTCAAGATTCTTACAAGACTCTGGAAGCTGCATCAGATGCAAAAGAAGAAAGTGAATCAAACCCAAAAGAAAACCTTTTCAAGAACTGGCCGTTGATGTCATCTATCATAATATACTGCATCTTCGCTCTTCACGATATGGCTTACTCAGAG ATTTTCTCATTATGGGCTGTGAGCCCCAGAAAGTTTGGGGGCTTAAGTTATTCAACTGCTGATGTTGGTGAAGTACTATCGTTCTCAG GGTTTGGCCTTCTAGTCTTTCAACTTTTTCTGTATCCGTTGGTTGCCAAGTATTTTGGCCCTATCATCACTGCTCGAGTTGCAGGA GTTTTATCAATTCTGTTACTGGCGAGTTACCCTTATATCGCTATGCTGTCTGGGATCACCCTCTCTGTGGTGATTAATTTTGCATCCATGATGAAGAATGCGTTGTCT ATCTCTATCATAACCGGGTTGTTCATATTACAAAACAACGCAGTG GACCAGCGACAAAGGGGAGCTGCTAATGGACTTGCCATGACTGGAATGTCATTTTTTAAAGCTCTTGGGCCAGCAGGGGGTGGAGCACT CTTCTCTTGGGCACAAAAAAGGCTTGATGCTTCGTTCCTTCCAG GTAATCAGGTGGTTTTCTTTGTGCTGAATGTGATTGAAGCAATTGGCTTGTTGTTGACATTCAAACCATTCCTAGTCGAACGACAAAATAGATAG